Within Amycolatopsis sp. FDAARGOS 1241, the genomic segment TCGAACGGCTCCACGACTTCCCGGACCCTCCGCGCCAGCGCGCGTTCCTGCTCGTCAGTGGCCGGCGCCGCGGCCGTGCCGCCGAACTCGTCGACGACAGCCCGGATCGCCGCCGCCGTGCCGTCGTGCGCGAGCTCGAGCGCCGCCGCCGTGACGTCCTCGAGCGTCGCGCCCGGGGCGACCGCGGCCGCGACCATCGCGGCCAGGACCCCGGCGGCCTCCCGGCCGTAGCTCGACTGGTGCGCACCGGTGAGGTCGATCGCCTCGGCGTAGGCACCGCGGGGATCACCCGGGTTCACCACCCCCACCGGGGCGACGTACATCGCCGCACCGCAGTTGACAACGTTTCCGACCCCGGCCTCCCGCGGGTCGACGTGGCCGTAGTGCAGCCGCGCGACGATCCACTTCTCCGCGAGGAACACGCGCTGCAGCAGCAGCGCCGTCGACTCCAGCTCCGGCACCCACCGGGGTTCGCCGATCATCAGCGGCACGAGGTCCTCGGCCACGGCGAACGCGTCGAGGTGGTCCCGGCGCTTCGCGTACACCTCGACGATCGCGCGCGTCATGAGGGTGTCGTCGGTGATGTGCCCGTCGCCCTTGTGGTAAGGCGCGATGGGCCGCGCGTCACGCCAGTTCGGGTACCAGGGTCCGACGATGCCGGTCACGCGGCCGCCGTGGCGCTCCTCGATCTGCTCGGGGGTCCACCCTTCGACGGCACCGCCGAGGGCGTCGCCCACGGCCGCGCCGGTGATCACCGCGACGGCCCGGTCTTCCAGCCAGGTCAAGAGAATCCGCTCCAGTCCCAGTTCGTTTCGTAGTTGCGTTCAGTTGGTGGTGACGCTCTTCCAGCCGTTCTGCAGCTGGGTGGCGAGGCCGCCGGCGTCGGTCTTCTGGGCCAGGAACTGCTGGTACGCCGGCGTGGCGACGGTGTCCTTCCACTGCGGGTACTTGCTGGCGAACAGGTACGGCGCGGACGTGATGTACTGGCCCGAAGCGAGGACCTGGTCCCAGCCGGTCTTGCCGGCGAGCTTCGCCGACAGCGCCTGGCGAGCCGAGTTCGTGGGCGGGATCAGCGCGTCGGCCTCGTTCATCGCGGCCAGGTTCTCGGTGCTGGTGAAGTAATCGATGAACTCGGCGGCTTCCTTGACGTGCTGGGAGTCCTTGTTCACCGACAGCGTCTGCGGGCTGGCGGCCTGCGCCGGTCCGGCCGGGCCGGCCAGCGGCGGCAGCACGATCCAGTCGAAGCCCTTCGGCGCGTCCTTGGCGATGTTCGCGGCCTGGTAGGAACCCTGCACGGTCATCGCGATCTGGCCGGCGTAGAACGGCGCGAGCGCCTTCGAGCCCGACTGCGTGAGCGTCACCGGCAGCACCGAGTGGTCCTGGTAGGCCATCTGGTCGACGAGCTTCGGCAGCGCCATCTCGCCCTCGCCCACCGTCAGGTTCGCCTGGTCACCGGTGCCCTGGAAGTACTTGCCGCCGAAGCCGGGAGCCAGTGCGACGAATGCGGCCGTCGGGCTCGACAGGCCCCAGCCGAGGCCGTACTTGCCGCCTTTGGTGGTGGCCTTGGCGATCTGGCGCAGCTGGTCCCAGGTCATCGTCTTGCCGGTCGGCACGGGCACGCCGGCCTGCTTCAGCAGGGTCTTGTTCGCGAAGACCACGTAGGACTGCACTTCGGTCGGGAACGCGACGACCTTGCCGCCGAACGTCACCGAGTCGAGCACGCCCTTCTGGAAGTCGGCGCGCTTCTGCGGCGAGAGGTACGGCGTGAGGTCGGCGAGGTAGTCGTCGGCCGCGAACGGCTCGATGCCCGCCGCCTCGTAGTGGACGATGTCCGGCGCGGTGCCGGCGTTGAACTGGGTGATCAGCTTGTCGTAGACGCTGTCCCAGCCCGCCTGCACGATCTTGACCTGGACGTCCTTGTGCGAGGAGTTCCAGTCGCCCACGATCTTCTGCGTCTCGGCGATCGCCGCGGGCTGGTCGGACAGGGACTGGAACGTGAGGGTGACGGGACCGCTCGCGTCTCCGCTGCCGCTGCCACTGCCGCACGCGGCGAGCAGCAGACCGGAGACCAGCAGGCTGGCGGCGACCAGCGCGCGTCGTGTCTTCATCGACCGACCTTTCGGGGATTTCTTCTGGGGGAATGGGGTTTCAGCGGCCCGGCGGCGGAGGGTCATCCCTTCACCGCCCCGGCCATGAGCCCGCTGGTGAGCTTCTTCCGCAGGATGCTGAAGAAGACGATGCTGGGGATCGCGGCGAGCACGGCCCCGGCGGCGAGCGGCCCGAGGGCTGTCTTGCCCTCGCCGCCCACGAACATGTTCAAGGTGATCGGCAGGGTGTAGTTCTCCGGCGACTGCAGCAGCACCAGCGCGAAGAAGAACTCGTTCCACGACGAGACGAAGCTGAACATCGCCGTCGCCACGACGCCGGGGGCCAGCAGCGGGAAGACGATGGTGCGCAGCACGGTGAACCGGCCGGCGCCGTCCATCGCGCCCGCTTCTTCGAGCTCGGTCGGGATCGCGGCCACGTAGCCCTGCAGCATCCACAACGCGAACGGCAGCATGTAGGTGGTGTGCACGAGCGTGAGCCCGACGAGGTTGTCGGCCAGCCCCAGCGTCCGCAGGATGAGGAACAGCGGCAGGATGATCAGCACCACCGGGAAGACCTGGCTCACCAGGATCCAGCCGACACCCGCGATGCGGACCTTCCCCTTCAGCCGCGCCAGCACGTAGGACGCCGGCACGGAGATCACGATCGACAGCACCGTGGACGCGAGTGCGACCAGCAGGCTGTTCCACGCCGAGTGCAGAAGTCCCTGGCGCGTGAGGGCTTCGGCGTAGTTCTCCCAGTGCCACTCGTGCGGCAGCAGGCTCACGGAGAGCGAGTTGAGCTCACCCGAGGACTTCACCGAGGCCGAGATCAGCCACAGCAACGGGAAGCCGAGGAACAGGATGTACAGCGCCAGGGCGACGTACTGGGCCGGACGAACGAGCAAGCGCATGGCTCAGCGCCCCTTTCCCGCGCCGGCCGCGCCGACTTCGCTGTCTTCGGAGCGGAACTGCGACCGCAGGTACACGGCGAGGATCAGCACGACCACCACCACGACGACGAGCCCCATCGCCGCCGCGTAGCCGATCTCGCGGTTCTTGAAGGCCTCCAGGTAGATGAACAGCACCGGCACCATCGTCTTGCCGCCCGGCCCGCCCGCGGTGAGCACGTAGACCAGCGAAAAGGAGTTGAAGTTCCAGATGAAGTTCAGCGAGGTGATCGACGTGACGATCGGGCGCAGCGCGGGCCACGTCACAGCCGTGAACCGCCGCCAGGCGCCGGCACCGTCCACTTCGGCCGCTTCGATCAGCTCGCCGGGGATCTGCTGCAGCCCGGCCAGCAGCGTCACCGTGGTCTGCGGCATCCCGACCCACACGCCGACGACGATCACCGCCGGCAGCGCGGTCGAGAAGTCGCCGAGCCAGTTGGTGTCGCCGGGCAGCCCCACCGCGCCGAGGAACGCGTTGAGCGGGCCGCCGTTGGCGGAGTAGATCATCTGCCACATGATCGCCACGACCACCGGCGGCATGGCCCACGGCACGAGGGCGAGCACGCGCGTCAAGCCCTGCAGCCGCAGTCCCGAGTTCAGCAGCAGCGCCAGACCCATCGCGGCGGCGAGCTGGAGCAGCGTGACGCCGACCGTCCAGATCAGGCCGATGCGCAGCGAGTCCCAGAACAGCGCGTTGCCGCCGAGGCGCGCGAAGTTCTCGACGCCGGCGAAGCTGTAGTCGGGGTGGCGCACCAGGCGCGCGTGGGTGAACGCGAGCACGATGCCGATCACGAGCGGCGCCACGCTGAGCACGAGGATCGGGATCAGCGAAGGCAGCACCAGGGCGATCGCCTCGCGCCGGCGCGTGCGCGCCAGTGCCGAGACGCGCTTGCGCGGTTTCGGGGCCGGCGCGGTGGCGCGGTCCCGCTCGGTCAGGGACGGGGTCGTCATCGCGCACCTCGCTCGGTCTTCGGCGTCGCCGGTTCGGGACGCGGCGGCTCGGCCGGGCCTGCGGGCCGCGGCCGGCGCGGGCGGGTCGGGGACAGCCGCACGGTCATCGCGCACCTCCCGCGGGCACGCTGGTCGATTCGCGGACCACCAGTTCCGGGCCCACGGAGATCTGCTGCGCGGCCTGATCGGGGTCGTCGGCGAGCTGCAGCATGATGCGCGCGGCGGCGCGCCCGCGTTCGGTCGTGCCGAGGGACACGCTGGTGAGGCTCGGCTGGAAGACCCGGCCGATCTCGGTGTCGTCCATCCCGGTCACGGCGACGTCCTCCGGCACCGACAGGCCCAGCTCCCGCACGGCGCGGATGGCGCCGATGGCGAGCAGGTCGTTGGCCGCGACCAGGGCGTCGAGCCGCTGTTGCGGCGACCGCGCGAACAACCGCCGGGCGGCTTCGAGACCGGCGCTGACAGTGAAGTCGCAGGCGACCTCGCGCTCGATCCGCTCCGCCGCGATCTCCCCCGCCACCGCGTCGAACCCGCGCTGGCGCGAGGCGCCCGGCGTCGTGTCGACGGGTCCGTTGAGGAACCCGATGCGGCGGCGGCCGATGGCGTGCAGGTGGCGCACCGCCTCGCCGATCCCGCCGGCGGAGTCGGTGGAGACGGAGCTGATGCCGCGGTCGTCCATCGCGCGCCCGATCACCACGACCGGCACGGGGGCCTGCTGGATCTCGGTGATCAGCGCGTCGTCGGTGCGCAGGGGACTCACGATCATGCCGTCCACGAAGCCGCTGCCGAGACTGCGCACGAGTTCGACCGTCGACGTGGACGTGTCGCCCGTCGACATCACGACCACGCGGTACCCGTGCGGCTCCAGGACCTCGTGGATGGCCCGCATCATCTCGACGTAGACGGGGTTGCCGATGTCCGCGACCGCGAACGCGACCTGGAACGTCTTCTTCATCCGCAGCGACCGGCCGATCGCGTCGGCGCTGTACCCGAGCTCTTCCGCGGCGGCCCGGACGCGCTCGACCATCGCCTTGCTCGCACCCGCCCCGTGCAGCGCACGGGAGGTCGAGGCCAGGGACACCCCGGCGCGCTCGGCCACCTGCATGAGCGTGGCCCGTGTTGACGTCATCGTCGCTCGTACCTCGGTTGTGGTCCGCAAACGTTGGAAACGTTTCCAGGTTTGCGATCGGGTGTTGGAAACGTTTCCAACGGGATTGATTCGATACTGCACCCCGACGGGGCGCTGTGTCAACCAGCGGTTCACCACACCGTGGGCCGGCAGCCGGTGCGAGGACTCCGGCCAGGGCGAAGGCGCTGCCCCGGGCGCGGAAGAAGGGGGCGGGGACCGCAGTCCCCGCCCCCTCAGGAGGTCTTCGGGAGCTCAGTCAGGCTCCCGAGCGAGCTCAGACCAGGTCGTACCGGTCCAGCATCATGACCTTGTCCCACGCGGCGACGAAGTCGCGCACGAACTTCTCCTTGGCGTCGTCCGCGGCGTAGACCTCGGCGAGGGCGCGCAGCTCCGAGTTGGACCCGAAAACGAGGTCCGTGCGGCTGCCGGTCCACTTGACCTCGCCGGTGGCGCGGTCGCGGGCCTCGAAGGACTCGGCGAACGCGTCGGACCCGTCGGCAGGCTTCCACTCGATGCTCATGTCGAGCAGATTGACGAAGAAGTCGTTCGTCAGGGTGCCCGGGGCGTCGGTGAGCACGCCCTGCTTCGACTGCCGGTAGTTGGCGCCCAGCACGCGCAGGCCGCCGACCAGCACGGTCATCTCCGGCGCGGACAGGTTCAGCAGGTTCGCGCGGTCGATGAGCAGGTACTCGCTCGGCAGGCGGTTGCCCTTGCCGCGGTAGTTGCGGAACCCGTCGGCCTTCGGCTCGAGCGGCACGAACGACTCGACGTCGGTCTGGGCCTCGGTGGCGTCGGTGCGGCCCGGGGTGAAGGGCACCGTCACCGCGACGCCCGCGTCCTTGGCCGCCTTCTCGACACCCGCCGCACCGGCGAGCACGATCAAGTCGGCCAGCGAGATCTTCTTGCCGCCGGACTGGGCGCTGTTGAACGCCTCCTGCACACCCTCGAGCGTGCTCAGCACCTGTGCGAGCTCGTCGGGGTTGTTGACCTCCCAGCTGCGCTGAGGCTCGAGGCGCAGGCGGGCACCGTTGGCGCCACCGCGTTTGTCACCGCTGCGGAACGTCGAGGCCGACGCCCACGCGGTCGACACCAGCTGCCCCACGCTCAGGCCCGACTCGAGGACCTTCGCCTTGAGGTCCGCGATGTCGGACGCGTCGACCAGCTCGTGGTCCACGGCCGGCACGCGGTCCTGCCAGATCAGCGCCTCGTCCGGCACCAGCGCGCCGAGGTAGCGCTGGATCGGGCCCAGGTCGCGGTGGGTCAGCTTGTACCAGGCGCGGGCGAACGCGTCGGCGAACTCCTGCGGATTCTCGTAGAAGCGGCGCGAAATCGGCTCGTAGATCGGGTCGAAGCGCAGGGCGAGGTCCGTGGTCAGCATGCCCGGCGCGCGGTTGAGCTCACCCGACTCGGGGTCCGGCACGGTGTTCGCGGCGGCGTTGTTCTTCGGCTTCCACTGGTTGGCACCACCGGGGCCGGTTTCCAGCTCCCAGTCGTAGGTGAACAGGTTGTGGAAGAACCAGTTGCTCCACTTGGTCGGGGTCGGGGTCCAGGTGACCTCGATGCCACTGGTGATCGCGTCGCGGCCCTTGCCCGAGCCGAAGCTGTTCTTCCAGCCCAGGCCCTGCTCCTCGATCGACGCGCCCTCGGGCTCCGCACCGACGTACGCGTCGGCGTCGGCGGCACCGTGGGTCTTGCCGAAGGTGTGCCCACCGGCGATCAGCGCGACGGTCTCCTCGTCGTTCATCGCCATGCGGCGGAACGTCTCGCGGATGTCGCGGGCCGCGGCCACCGGGTCCGGGTTCCCGTTCGGGCCCTCGGGATTGACGTAGATCAGGCCCATCTGCACGGCGGCCAGCGGCGCTTCGAGCTCGCGGTCACCGGTGTAGCGCTCGTCGCCGAGCCACGTGCGCTCGGGGCCCCAGTACACGTCCTGGTCGGGCTCGTACACGTCGACGCGGCCACCGGCGAAACCGAAGGTCTTGAAGCCCATGGTCTCCAGGGCGCGGTTGCCCGTGAAGATCATGAGGTCGGCCCACGAGATCTTCTTCCCGTACTTCTTCTTCACCGGCCACAGCAGGCGGCGCGCCTTGTCCAGGTTGCCGTTGTCCGGCCAGCTGTTCAGCGGCGCGAAGCGCTGCATGCCCGCGCCCGCTCCCCCGCGGCCGTCGTCGATGCGGTAGGTGCCGGCGCTGTGCCACGCCATGCGGATCATGAAGCCGCCGTAGTGCCCGAAGTCGGCGGGCCACCAGTCCTGCGAGGTGGTCAGGACAGCGTCGACGTCGCGCGCCAGCTCGTCGAGGTCGACGGTCTGGAACTCCTTGGCGTAGTCGAAGTCCTCGTCCATGGGGTTGGCCACGGCCGAGTGCTTCCGGAGGATCGAGAGGTTGAGCTGGTTCGGCCACCAGTCACGGTTGCTGCCGCCCTCGGTCGGGTGCGCGAAGCGGCCCGTGTGGACGGGGCACCCGCCCGCGCTCTCCACGTTCATCTCGCCGACTTCGGCGTTGGGGGTGTCAGACACGGGAATCCTTCCGGGAATCGGTGTGGGTAACGGTGGTGCAGTCGGGGCACAGGCCCCAGTAGATGACCTCGGCCTCGTCGATGACGAACCCGTGGTCATCGGACGCGGTCAGGCAGGGCGCGGCACCGACGGCGCAGTCGACGTCGGCGATCGCACCGCACGACCGGCACACGACGTGGTGATGGTTGTCCCCCACCCGCGCCTCGTACCGGGCGACCGAACCCTCGGGTTCGATGCGCCGCACCAGCCCCGCGGAGGTCAGTGCGTTGAGGACGTCGTACACGGCCTGGTGGGACACCTCGCCGAGATCCGCTCGCACGACCCCGATGAGCGAAGCGGTGTCGGCGTGCGGGTGGTCGTGCACCGCGGACAGCACGGCAACCCGAGGACGCGTCACCCGCAGAGCAGCTCCGCGAAGCATGCGCTCGAAGTCCGAAGTCGTTGGCACGCGTGGCAGTGTGCCGCAGATTCTGGAACGAATCAAGAATCACTCACCGTTGTGAACCATCCGGGTCACGCGCCTGAACCGTGACACGCTGCGGGCCCGGCATAAACTTACAGTCACGGAAATTTCGGCGGAACCCCGGGTGAGCAAGGGGGTTTCGGCCGTTCCCGGCCACTCTGGACGATCAAGTCCCGGAAGGTGCGCGGCGCGTGGTCCGTGCCGGTCTGCCCGACAGAGCGTCGTCACCCGGTTTTTTCAGCGGTCCGAACCTCGCGAGACCGGCTTCCAGCAGCCGCGCGGCGCGCAGCACGTCGGTGGTCACCGCGCCCCGGATCCGCGCCGGTGTGCGGCCGGCGTCGACATGCCGGGCCAGGCTGCGGAACTGCACCTGCCACAACCCGAGCAGCGCGGTCGCGGCGATCTGCGCCTCGGGGTCGGCCGCGTCCCGGCCCGAGCGCTCGGCGAGCACCCGCGTGGCCTGGTCCACCAGCTCGTCGACCAGGTCCCGCTGGTACGCGGCCAGCGCCGGCGTGGAGCGGATCAGCGCGCCGTAGCGGCGGAAGCCGATGCCGGCGGCGCGGCGGTCGCGTTCGTGGTCGAGCCAGGTCGTGAACGCGGCGAGTTCGCCGGCGAGGATCCGCAGCACCGCCTCGACCGGGGCGCGCGCCGGGTCGCCGAGTTCCGCGCGCAGGGCGGCCAGCGTCGCGTCGGGGCGGTCGAGGATGAGGGATTCCTTGCTGGGGAAGTAGTTGAAGACGGTCTTCTCCGACACTCCGCACGCTTGCGCGACGTCGGCGACGCGGACGGCGTCGAAGCCGCGGGCCAGGAACAGCTCGGTGGCGGTGTTGGTCAGCAGGCGGCGGGTCTCGCGCTTCTTGCGCTCGCGCAGGCCCGCCGCGGGGGCCTCGTCCCGCGGGGCCCGCAACGCCGCCCAGTCGACCGTCCGCCCGCCCACGCACCGAGGATAACGGCGAACCCGCGCGAAAAACCGGTCAGCGGCGTGCGACGCTCCCCCGCACCGCCCACGCCCGGGCCGTCAGGGTGATCGAGCCGTCGGCCGCGATCGGCAGCCGGGCCTGCAGCAGGTCGCGCAGCGCGCGCAGGTGGTCTTCCGGCAGCCGGGCGGCGTAGCCGGGTGCGGGACCTTGCCCGCCGAGAAACGGGGACCAGTAGTCGTCGAAACCGGCGAACGCCGTGGGCACCTGGATCGCCCGCACGACCACCCCCGTCAGCCCGGCGTCCGTCCACAAGCGACTCAGCGGATCGGGACGGCAGAGGGGGAAGCGGCGGCCTTCGTCGAGTTCGGCGACCGCCGGGTCGAGCACCGCAGCGGCGTCCCAGAACCAGCGCATGAGCTCCATGCCGTCGGCGTAGTCCCACACGTACGCGGCGACCACAGCCCCGGGCTTCGCCGCGCGCCGCCACTCGGCCACGGCCCGCGCGGGCTCCGGCACGAAGTTGAGCGCCAGTCCGCTCACGACGGCGTCGAACCGGCGATCGGCCACCGGCAGCGCCCGCGCGTCGGCGACCGCGAACGTCGCCCGCGGGTCGGCGACGCGCCGGCGGGCGTACGCGACGAACGGCGCCGCCGCGTCCACTCCCACGACCGAGGCGGGTTCGTCCGCGGCCAGCACCGCCGCGGTCAGCGCGCCGGTGCCGCACCCGACGTCGAGCCAGTGCGCACCCGGCGGCACCACCGTCGAGTCCACGAAAGCGGCCGCGACCCGCCGGCTCCACCGGCCGACGTAGCGCTCGTAGGCGGCTCCGGCCGACCACTCGTCCATCACCCGACGGTACGCCCGGGGGCAACCATCCACAGTGGACCAGCTCGCCCGGGTGGCTTTACATTTGATGCTCTCTTGTCAAGAGTGGTGTACATCGCTTACCGTCTTGTCAATCACCTCGACAGCGTCGTTGACGGAGGAGGACGAGATGAGCCCAGCAGTCGGCACCGTGCCCACCGGGTCGACCGAGTCGTGGACGGACCGCAAGCGGTACCTGTGGCTGATCGGGCTCGTGGTGCCCTCGCTCGCGTTCCTGGCGATCGGGCTGCACGCCGCCACCGGTTGGGGTGTGTGGTTCTGGATCGGGCCGATCGTGATCCTCGTGGTCGTGCCCCTGATCGACCTGGCCGCCGGGCTCGATCGCAGCAACCCGCCCGACGACGTGATCGAACGGCTCGAGAACGACCGCTACTACCGCTGGATCACGTACCTGTTCCTGCCGATCCAGTACGTCGGCTTCGTCGCCGCGTGCTGGCTGATCAGCCGGGGTGAGCTGACCGTCGCGGACAAGATCGGGCTTGCCGTGTCGATCGGGTGCATCGGCGGCATCGGCATCAACACCGCCCACGAACTGGGCCACAAGAAGGAGAGCCACGAGCGCTGGCTGTCGAAGATCGCGCTGGCGCAGAGTTTCTACGGCCACTTCTACATCGAGCACAACCGCGGCCACCACGTGCGCGTCGCGACGCCGGAGGACCCCGCGTCCAGCCGCGTCGGCGAGAGCTTCTACCGGTTCTGGCCGCGCACGGTCGGTGGCTCGCTGGCCTCGGCGTGGCGGCTGGAGCGCAAGCGCTACGCCCGCCGCGGCAAGCACCCCTTCCGCCTCGGCAACGACGTGCTCAACGCGTGGCTGATGTCGGCGGTGCTGTGGGCGGCGATGGTGGCGTGGCTGGGCGCCGGCATCCTGCCGTACCTGCTGATCCAGGCCGTGGTCGGCTTCTCGCTGCTGGAGATCGTGAACTACATGGAGCACTACGGGATGCTGCGGCAGCGGGTCGGGCCGCCCGAGCGGCGCCGCTACGAGCGCGTGGACCCGAGCCACAGCTGGAACTCCAACAACATCGCCACCAACGTGCTGCTCTACCACCTGCAGCGCCACAGCGACCACCACGCGAACCCGACGCGGCGTTACCAGACCCTGCGCGACTTCGCCGAATCGCCGGTGCTGCCCACGGGGTACGCAGGGATGATCGTGCTCGCGCTGATCCCGCCGGTCTGGCGGCGCGTGATGGATCCGCGGGTGCTCGCCCACTTCGACGGCGACCTCTCGCGCGCCAACCTCCAGCCGCGCAAGCGCGCGAAGGTGCTGGCGCGGTCCGGAACCCGCGTCACCGCCGCCGGCGAGGCCGTGGCCGACCCACACGGCGACGCCCGCGACGGCGGCGTGTGCCCGGGGTGCGGCTACGTCTACGACGAGCAGCGCGGCGATCCGCGTGAGGGTTTCCCGGCCGGCACTCCGTGGTCGGCGATCCCGGACTCGTGGTGCTGCCCGGACTGCGGGGTGCGCGAGAAGGTCGACTTCGTGGCTCCCGGAAAGGTGGGTGCGTGATGCGGATCGAAGCGGATCGGGCGTTGTGCGACGGCCTCGGCATGTGCGAGGCGATGGCTCCGGACTTCTTCGAGGTGGGCGACGACGGCACCGTCGTGGTGCTCGACGAGACGCCGGGTGAGGAGCACCGGGCCGACCTCACGGCCGCGGCCGACGCGTGCCCGGTGCTGGCGCTGAAGGTGCGGGACTGACGATGACGCTGGTGGTGACCGGCGCGTCACTCGCGGGCCTGCGCGCGGTCGAGTCGGCGCGGCGGACGGGCTATCGCGGCCGGCTCGTGCTGATCGGCGCGGAGGAACACCCTGCCCTACGACCGCCCGCCGCTGTCGAAGGCGTTCCTCGGCGCGGCGGGCCCCGCCCGGATCGAGTCGCCGCGCAGCGAAGCGTCGCTGCGCGGCGAACTCGGCGTCCGGTTGCGGCTCGGGACGGCGGCGCGAGGGCTCGACACCGACGCGCGGGAGGTGCTGCACGACATGCCGGCCCCCTGCGAGGGATTGGTGATCGCGAACGGCGCGACGACGCGGCCGTTCCCCGGCGCCGATCCCGGCGTGCACACGCTGCGCACGGGCGAGGACGCGATGCGGTGCGGGCCGCGCTCGACCGGGACGCGCAAACCGAGGTGATCGAGGTCGGGTTCATCGGGGCCGGGTTCATCGGGGCCGGGTTCATCGCGGCGGAGGTCGCGTCGGCGGCGCGCCAGCGCGGGTTGCCCGTGACGATCGTCGAGGCGCTGGACGTGCCGCTCGCGCGGTCGGCCGGGGCTTCGGCCGGGGCGGCGCTCGCCGGCCGGCACCGGGCGGCGGGCACGGAATTGCGGCTCGGCGCCGAAGCGACCGCGTTCACAACGCGCGGTGGCGCCGTGAGCGGGGTCGTGGCGGCGGGCGAGGTGCTGCCGGCCGACCTCGTCGTGGCGGGCATCGGTGCGGCGCCGGCCACGGGCTGGCTGCGGGACGGCGGGGTGCGCCTGGACGAGCGCGACGGCGGCTTGGCGTGTGACGCGACGCTCGCCGCCGGCCCACCGGGCGTATCCGCTGCGGGCGACGTGGCGCACGTCGTGAACCCCGCTCTTCGACGACGAGCCGATGCGGGCCGAGCACTGGACGACCGCCGCCGAGCAGGGAGCGGCAGCGGCGCGCCACACGCTCGAGCCCGCTTCGGCTCGTCCCCTTCCGCCGGTGCCGTACTTCTGGTCGGACTGGTACGGGCACCGGATCCGGTTCGTCGGCTCGCCGCGTGCCGGACGAGGCCGTGGTGGCCGTGCCGGCCGAGGCCGGGCTGACCACGCTGTACCGGCAGGGGGATCGGATCGCCGGTGCGCTCACCGTCGAAAGGCCGAAGGAGATCATGAAGTACCGAAGGCGGATCGCCGCGGCAGCGCCGTGGAACGAGGCCGCGCAGTTCGCCGGGACCACACGGAGGGCCGCGTAGAATGACGATCATGAGCGGGGCACTCCGGGCCGCACCGCCCGGAGGCGGCCAGCACCGGCAGCCGATCGTCGCCGCGGCCATCGAGCTCACCGCGCGCGACGGCTGGGCGGCGGTGACGATGGCGCGGCTGGCCGAGGCCACGGGCGTGAGCCGGCAGACCGTGTACAACGAGATCGGGTCCAAGGCGGCGCTCGCCGAGGTGATGATCTCCCACGAGCTGGGCCGGTTCCTCGCCGTGGTGCGCACCGCGTTCGACCGCCACCCCGGTGACCTGGTCGAAGCGATCTACGAGGCGATC encodes:
- a CDS encoding ferredoxin; amino-acid sequence: MRIEADRALCDGLGMCEAMAPDFFEVGDDGTVVVLDETPGEEHRADLTAAADACPVLALKVRD
- a CDS encoding TetR family transcriptional regulator, translated to MGGRTVDWAALRAPRDEAPAAGLRERKKRETRRLLTNTATELFLARGFDAVRVADVAQACGVSEKTVFNYFPSKESLILDRPDATLAALRAELGDPARAPVEAVLRILAGELAAFTTWLDHERDRRAAGIGFRRYGALIRSTPALAAYQRDLVDELVDQATRVLAERSGRDAADPEAQIAATALLGLWQVQFRSLARHVDAGRTPARIRGAVTTDVLRAARLLEAGLARFGPLKKPGDDALSGRPARTTRRAPSGT
- a CDS encoding class I SAM-dependent methyltransferase, translated to MDEWSAGAAYERYVGRWSRRVAAAFVDSTVVPPGAHWLDVGCGTGALTAAVLAADEPASVVGVDAAAPFVAYARRRVADPRATFAVADARALPVADRRFDAVVSGLALNFVPEPARAVAEWRRAAKPGAVVAAYVWDYADGMELMRWFWDAAAVLDPAVAELDEGRRFPLCRPDPLSRLWTDAGLTGVVVRAIQVPTAFAGFDDYWSPFLGGQGPAPGYAARLPEDHLRALRDLLQARLPIAADGSITLTARAWAVRGSVARR
- a CDS encoding Fur family transcriptional regulator, with product MPTTSDFERMLRGAALRVTRPRVAVLSAVHDHPHADTASLIGVVRADLGEVSHQAVYDVLNALTSAGLVRRIEPEGSVARYEARVGDNHHHVVCRSCGAIADVDCAVGAAPCLTASDDHGFVIDEAEVIYWGLCPDCTTVTHTDSRKDSRV
- a CDS encoding fatty acid desaturase, whose amino-acid sequence is MSPAVGTVPTGSTESWTDRKRYLWLIGLVVPSLAFLAIGLHAATGWGVWFWIGPIVILVVVPLIDLAAGLDRSNPPDDVIERLENDRYYRWITYLFLPIQYVGFVAACWLISRGELTVADKIGLAVSIGCIGGIGINTAHELGHKKESHERWLSKIALAQSFYGHFYIEHNRGHHVRVATPEDPASSRVGESFYRFWPRTVGGSLASAWRLERKRYARRGKHPFRLGNDVLNAWLMSAVLWAAMVAWLGAGILPYLLIQAVVGFSLLEIVNYMEHYGMLRQRVGPPERRRYERVDPSHSWNSNNIATNVLLYHLQRHSDHHANPTRRYQTLRDFAESPVLPTGYAGMIVLALIPPVWRRVMDPRVLAHFDGDLSRANLQPRKRAKVLARSGTRVTAAGEAVADPHGDARDGGVCPGCGYVYDEQRGDPREGFPAGTPWSAIPDSWCCPDCGVREKVDFVAPGKVGA